Within Sporosarcina sp. ANT_H38, the genomic segment AGAAACGTAAACTGAAGACGAAACCACTCATTCTTTTAATTGGAATCCTTTTAGCGTTCAATATCTTCTGGTTCATTGGATGGCTCATACCGGACAAATCGAAACAAACAGATGAAGAGGTGGCATCGGTTGCCGGTAAGCCTATAACGAGGGAACAGTGGATGTCGGCAATGGAAAAGGAAGTAGGACGCGAAACTCTTCTTGAGCTTGTGAATGAAAAAGTAATGGCGGTAGCTGCAGAACAATACGGGATTAAGGTATCCGACAAGGAAATCGATCTTGAAATTGCGCTTATTCGTTCCGTAGACGGCCGCTCTCATTCTGGTCAAGATGAGGATGAAATGCGTCAGAAAATCCGTTCTAATCTCATTCTTGAAAAGGTATTAACGAAAGATGTTGTCGTTAAAGATAAAGCGATAAAGAAGCAGTTTGATGAAAATACTGCACTTTACAATGTACTAACCGCTTACCGAACCGCTATTATCGTTGTCCCTACGAAAACAGATGCGGAACAAACAATTGATGAGCTTTCAAAAGGTTCAAGTTTTGATGTTCTTGCGAAAGAGCGATCGACGGATCTTGCTTCCGCTAGTCTAGGTGGAGATATCGGTTACATCAATGATTCGACGGATTCAATCGACAAGAAAATTATAGAAACTGTGTCCGATGCGAATGAAGGGTCGACGAGTGGAGTGATAGCCTTGAGTGACGGTACTTATGCGGTGATTCGCGTAAGTGAAGTGGTGAAAGGGCAGTCGTTTAAATTTAACGAAGTAAAGGATCACATCAAGCGTGAACTTGCGCTTGAGCAGTTGCCACAGACGGTCAGCCCAGAAGCGTTTTGGAAAGAATTTGATGCGAAGTGGTTTTACGGTAATTAATAGATAGCTGTTCGGAAGCTGATATAAATCAGCGCCTCCGGACAGCTTTTCTAATTTAAGTGGTTTAAGTCTAAAAGTATAAGTGAAAGAATACATACATATTGTGGCATTCAATTGTTGACAATGTTCACATAATGGTAGTAATATTAATAGTATAAAGCATATCAAAATAGTAGGAATTGGGAGTGAGTATAAATGACGTTAGTTGGAAACTCTGTTGCGGATCTTGTTGGGAAGACGCCTCTTGTTAAAATGAATAGAATGACCGGGGTGGATGATGCAGATGTTTACTTGAAACTGGAATATATGAATCCAGGTTCTAGTGTCAAAGACCGTATTGCGCTTGCGATGATTGAAGCGGCTGAAAAGTCAGGGGATTTGAAAGAAGGAAGCACGATTATCGAGCCGACAAGTGGAAATACAGGAATCGGCCTTGCAATGATTGCGGCTGCAAAAGGGTATAAGGCTGTTTTGGTTATGCCGGATACGATGAGTACAGAGCGACGTAATCTACTTCGAGCTTATGGTGCCGATCTTGTGTTGACACCAGGTGCTGAAGGAATGAAAGGTGCCATTGGAAAAGCGGAAGAACTATCAAAGGAAAATGGTTGGTTCATGCCGCAACAATTTAACAATGATGCAAATCCTGAAATTCATCGCTTAACAACTGGCCCTGAAATCGCAGATGCACTAGATCGCGTGGATGCGTTCATTTCTGGAATTGGAACGGGTGGTACGATTACGGGAGTGGGTAGCGTTTTGAAAGAACGTTTTCCTGAAGTGAGTATCATTGCTGTTGAACCGACAGATTCACCTGTGCTTTCAGGCGGTAAGCCGGGCCCGCATAAAATTCAGGGCATCGGTGCCGGTTTCGTCCCTAAGGTACTAAATACGGATATATATGATGAAATCATCCAAGTAACGAATGACGAAGCGTATGATACAGCAAGGCGTGCCGCTCGCGAAGAGGGTATTCTTGGTGGTGTTTCATCCGGAGCGGCAATCTTTGCAGCGCTACAAGTGGCGAAAAAGCTTGGTAAAGGGAAGAAAGTAGTTGCAATTTTACCATCTAATGGTGAACGATACTTGAGTACGCCACTCTATCAATTTGACGAAGAGTAATACCGTGGGGAGGGAAGGGGCAGAGATGCTTCTTCTTTTTTATTTGATTGAAATATGTTTGTTGCGGTTGGATATGATTACTCCCTAAATAAAAAGACACCGCCTTTTCTTCTTTTAATAGCGTAAAACGACTTTTACACGGTAAGATAAAGATATTAATCAATATTGGACGGACACAAGGAAGCGAAGAGGTTTATTTACAGGATCTATTGGTTGGTTCGGTGTCGGAAGTAAAATATGTGGAATCATTGAATAAGGCAAAAGCGCTTTGGTAAGTGAAGGCAATGGCTGAAAAGTAAGATTGGGGGATTTGGCATGTGGTGTTGGATGAATGGTGAATTCTTGCGTGCGGAGGAGTTAAAGATATCCCCGTTTGATCATGGATTTCTATACGGTGCTGGCTTTTTTGAAACCTTCAGGACATACAGCGGCAAGGTGCTCTTGTATGATGAACATATGGACAGATTGCACAGGGCACTTACGGAGTACCGCATTGCGATGCCTTATGAAGAAACCGAAATTCTTGCAGTTGTGCGTAAATTGAATCACTTAAATGGCGGACAGGATGGCTATTTTCGGTTAAATGTCTCTGCGGGGGTCCATGATATCGGTCTTGCACCTTCCTCGTATGCATCGCCGAACGTTATTTTATTCAGAAAAGAATTGGCTTCAACTGTTCGAGGGACGGAAAAGAAAGCTGTCTGGCTGGGCACTACGCGAAATAAACCGGAAAGCGTTGTGCGCCATAAATCGCATAACTTCCTTAATAACGTACGGGGAAGGCTGGAGCTGTCTTCGTTGAAAGAATTGGAAGGTCTTTTCGTAACAGATGAAGGTTTTGTTGCGGAGGGTGTTACGTCAAATGTCTTTTGGGTGAAGGATGGCGCGCTGTTTACACCGGCTATAGAAACAGGGATTCTTCCAGGGACGACACGAGCTTTTATCATTCAATGCGCTAGATCTGCTGGAATTACTGTGAATGAAGGGTTTTACGGCAAAGAACAAGTAGAGGATGCGGACGAGTTATTCGTCACGAATGCTGTACAGGAACTCGTGCCGCTATCTATGATTGAAGAAACTTCGCTTCCGGGAGCGACAGGTGCATATTATAAAAAACTGCATGAAATGTATATGCAGGCAATAGATAAGATGGAAGAAGGTTGCTGTTGATGGAATTGGCTCGTGCACGTGATACATACCAGTTTAGAAATACGGATATGGATTTCAAAAAAGAAACAGTCATTATGGGTATTTTGAATGTAACTCCGGATTCATTTTCGGATGGTGGGAAATACGGCCGCATTGATGCCGCGCTTAGGCGTGCGGAAGAGATGCTTCGCGATGGAGCTAAGATTATCGATGTGGGTGGAGAATCAACACGTCCAGGGCATGTCCCGATTTCATTGGAAGAAGAGCTCGAACGAACAGTTCCGGTTATCAAGGCTTTGACAAGGGAGCTTGGGTGTACGGTGTCCATTGATACATATAAGGCGGGTGTCGCGGAAGAAGCGATTCTTGCGGGTGCACAGATTATAAACGATATATGGGGAGCGAAACGTGAACCGTATATTGCGGACGTTGCAGCAAAGCATAATGTCCCGATTATATTGATGCATAATCGGGAGAAGGCGGAGTATGAAGGTAACTTTATGGATGAAGTCATCGCTGATTTGGAAGAAAACGTCGAGATTGCGGTTGCGGCAGGTGTAGCGCACGAAAATATTTGGTTGGATCCAGGCATTGGCTTCGCGCGGAATGCTAGTCAAAACATATGGACGATGCAAGGGTTAGATCGGATTTCTGAAATGGGCTATCCGGTACTCCTCGGAACTTCACGGAAGTCGCTAATCGGCAATGTGCTGGGCTTACCTGTTGAGGAACGATTGGAAGGGACGGGCGCAACGGTTTGTTACGGAATCGAACACGGCTGCCACATTATGCGGGTTCATGACGTTAAGGAGATTGCGCGAATGGCGAAAATGATGGATGTCCTGACAGGAAAAACGAATTTTGAACAATAGGAGGATGCGCTATGGATTATATTCATTTGAATGAATTGGAGTTTTACGGTTATCACGGGGCACTGCCTGAGGAGACGAAGCTCGGCCAGCGCTTCCGTGTAACAATTTCTCTTGCGACGGATCTTTCTGAAGCGGGAAAAACGGATAATCTGGATAAAACGGTGAATTACGCGGAAGTATACAGTGTTTGTCAATCGATTGTTGAGGGCGAACCTGTAAAATTGATTGAGACAGTTGCGGAAAAAATTGCAACTGCTGTACTAGCTGCGTTTGCGGATAAGGTGACTGGCGTTCGAGTAGTACTCGTGAAACCAGATCCGCCGATTCCAGGTCATTACGCTTCAGTGTCCGTTGATATTACGAGGGGGAGCTTTGTGTGAATGTAGCGTACATCTCGATTGGGTCAAACATCGGAGATAGGCTGA encodes:
- a CDS encoding peptidyl-prolyl cis-trans isomerase; protein product: MKYNRKPELESINGQKRKLKTKPLILLIGILLAFNIFWFIGWLIPDKSKQTDEEVASVAGKPITREQWMSAMEKEVGRETLLELVNEKVMAVAAEQYGIKVSDKEIDLEIALIRSVDGRSHSGQDEDEMRQKIRSNLILEKVLTKDVVVKDKAIKKQFDENTALYNVLTAYRTAIIVVPTKTDAEQTIDELSKGSSFDVLAKERSTDLASASLGGDIGYINDSTDSIDKKIIETVSDANEGSTSGVIALSDGTYAVIRVSEVVKGQSFKFNEVKDHIKRELALEQLPQTVSPEAFWKEFDAKWFYGN
- the cysK gene encoding cysteine synthase A, translated to MTLVGNSVADLVGKTPLVKMNRMTGVDDADVYLKLEYMNPGSSVKDRIALAMIEAAEKSGDLKEGSTIIEPTSGNTGIGLAMIAAAKGYKAVLVMPDTMSTERRNLLRAYGADLVLTPGAEGMKGAIGKAEELSKENGWFMPQQFNNDANPEIHRLTTGPEIADALDRVDAFISGIGTGGTITGVGSVLKERFPEVSIIAVEPTDSPVLSGGKPGPHKIQGIGAGFVPKVLNTDIYDEIIQVTNDEAYDTARRAAREEGILGGVSSGAAIFAALQVAKKLGKGKKVVAILPSNGERYLSTPLYQFDEE
- the pabC gene encoding aminodeoxychorismate lyase, producing the protein MWCWMNGEFLRAEELKISPFDHGFLYGAGFFETFRTYSGKVLLYDEHMDRLHRALTEYRIAMPYEETEILAVVRKLNHLNGGQDGYFRLNVSAGVHDIGLAPSSYASPNVILFRKELASTVRGTEKKAVWLGTTRNKPESVVRHKSHNFLNNVRGRLELSSLKELEGLFVTDEGFVAEGVTSNVFWVKDGALFTPAIETGILPGTTRAFIIQCARSAGITVNEGFYGKEQVEDADELFVTNAVQELVPLSMIEETSLPGATGAYYKKLHEMYMQAIDKMEEGCC
- the folP gene encoding dihydropteroate synthase yields the protein MELARARDTYQFRNTDMDFKKETVIMGILNVTPDSFSDGGKYGRIDAALRRAEEMLRDGAKIIDVGGESTRPGHVPISLEEELERTVPVIKALTRELGCTVSIDTYKAGVAEEAILAGAQIINDIWGAKREPYIADVAAKHNVPIILMHNREKAEYEGNFMDEVIADLEENVEIAVAAGVAHENIWLDPGIGFARNASQNIWTMQGLDRISEMGYPVLLGTSRKSLIGNVLGLPVEERLEGTGATVCYGIEHGCHIMRVHDVKEIARMAKMMDVLTGKTNFEQ
- the folB gene encoding dihydroneopterin aldolase, giving the protein MDYIHLNELEFYGYHGALPEETKLGQRFRVTISLATDLSEAGKTDNLDKTVNYAEVYSVCQSIVEGEPVKLIETVAEKIATAVLAAFADKVTGVRVVLVKPDPPIPGHYASVSVDITRGSFV